A stretch of DNA from Nitrosopumilus zosterae:
AGGATGTGTTTGAAGAAGTGGTGATTTTAACAAATGATAACGGAGTATGCTATGTTGAAACTTCTGATAACATTCCAAAAACCATTGAAAATTGCACCCTTGACTCTGGTGATAAAGCTACTATCAAGTTTGGTAACGGTCTTGCTTGGGCTACGATAGTTGCCCCGTAATCGATGATTTAATATTTTGAAAATATACTAAAAACACATGGACTGTATTTTCTGTAAAATCATCTCTGGTGATATCCCTGCAAAAATCATTAAAGAAACAAGTTATTCGATATCGTTTTTAGACGCATTTCCACTTGCAAAGGGCCATGTACTTGTAATTCCAAAAAATCATCATCAAAAAATTCAGGATATGAGCGAAAAAGAAAACTCTGATTTGTTTTCTCTTGTACATTCTATGATTTCAAAGGTTGACTCTATTACCGGTTCCACTTTACTTGCTATACATAACGGTAAAGATGCAGGACAGGAAGTACCACATGTTCATGTACATCTAGTTCCAAGAAGCAAAGATGATTCTGCAGGAGCAATTCATTCCATGTTTAGTCATTCACTGAAACTATCTGACTCTGAAATAGATGAGATATATGAAAAATTAAAAGTCTAATACGGGTACAATCTTTCATTTGAATCTATATTTTCAACGATGATTGCTTTTGTTGGGCATGTCTCAGCAGCATTCATAATTTTGTTTACTCCGGCACCCTTTTGATTAATCACTGAGGATTTTGGATTTGACCTGCTTTCTTTATTGATTTCAAACACGTCTGGAGCTATCATTTCACAACTACAACATCCAATACATCGACTTTTGTCTACATCTACGAAAAGATTTGGCTGTTTTTTGGGTTCTTGTGCTTTTTCATATTCCCCGTTTCTCCCGTCCGGACGAACCCGTGCATTATATTCCTCCCAAAATTTTCGCTCATACTCTTTCCAAAAATCAGGATCTCCTTCTTCGAACTCACGAGTGTATTTACTCCAATCCTGTTCTGGAATGCCTCCGTCATCTGGTGCTCCCCATTGTGGCTTTTTCTTGTATCGTGTTTTGGTGTTTGGTTTTTCAGCATGTTTTTTCTGTGATGAACTGTTTTGATGATTGTGATTTTTCTTCAAAAAATTATAGGCCTCTGTAATTTTTTTAAATTCCGTGTCACTTACTGCATTTTTATTTTTGTCAGGATGCCATTCTAGTGCCAGCTTTCTGTATGCTGCCTTGATCTCGTCTTGTGATGAATCCTGATTCACATTCAATACCTTGATTGCCTGATATGTGTTCACTGAAGATAGAGATTTGTCATATGATAAAAATAATTGCAATGATGTTGGCTTTTATTCCAGTATTTCCTCATTTTCTGCTTTCCATGCAGGTTCAACAATGCACAAAAATCTCAAATTCTCTGATCCCGTGTTTTTGATGCATTG
This window harbors:
- a CDS encoding HIT family protein, with product MDCIFCKIISGDIPAKIIKETSYSISFLDAFPLAKGHVLVIPKNHHQKIQDMSEKENSDLFSLVHSMISKVDSITGSTLLAIHNGKDAGQEVPHVHVHLVPRSKDDSAGAIHSMFSHSLKLSDSEIDEIYEKLKV
- a CDS encoding J domain-containing protein yields the protein MNTYQAIKVLNVNQDSSQDEIKAAYRKLALEWHPDKNKNAVSDTEFKKITEAYNFLKKNHNHQNSSSQKKHAEKPNTKTRYKKKPQWGAPDDGGIPEQDWSKYTREFEEGDPDFWKEYERKFWEEYNARVRPDGRNGEYEKAQEPKKQPNLFVDVDKSRCIGCCSCEMIAPDVFEINKESRSNPKSSVINQKGAGVNKIMNAAETCPTKAIIVENIDSNERLYPY